A window of the Chloroflexus sp. Y-396-1 genome harbors these coding sequences:
- the fahA gene encoding fumarylacetoacetase, with the protein MTPLTSFVPVAPDSDFPLENLPYGVFRPRSGGSPRVGVAIGDYVLDLAVIDEAGLLAATPVSKCGLFNQDSLNAFMAAGPTAWQAVRTVLQRLLAANESTLRDAQALRDAALIPQSDIELLLPARIGDYTDFYSSLHHASNVGKMLRPDGPPLFPNWRHLPVAYHGRASTVVVSGTAIRRPYGQIKPADNPAPIFSPTRALDFELELGMFIGPGNALGQPIPITQAEEHIFGFVLVNDWSARDIQGWEYQPLGPFLAKNFATSISPWIVPLAALNPFRSTGEPQEPPPLPYLQSVQPGHFSITLEVWLNDTRICQTNSCYLYWSFAQQIAHHTVNGCSLRPGDLLASGTISGPTRESRGCLLELTWRGSEPIRLADGSLRRWLEDGDTVTMRGWAQGEGYRIGFGEVTGTIVPAEYPVVH; encoded by the coding sequence ATGACGCCACTCACCAGCTTTGTACCCGTTGCACCTGACAGCGATTTTCCGCTTGAAAATCTGCCCTACGGTGTGTTTCGCCCCCGTAGTGGTGGCTCGCCACGAGTAGGAGTCGCAATTGGTGATTATGTTCTCGATCTGGCAGTGATCGACGAGGCTGGCTTGCTGGCAGCGACACCGGTCAGTAAATGTGGCCTCTTCAACCAAGACTCGCTCAACGCTTTTATGGCCGCTGGTCCAACGGCATGGCAGGCAGTACGAACTGTATTGCAACGACTGCTCGCTGCTAATGAATCGACACTCCGCGATGCGCAGGCGTTGCGCGATGCCGCACTGATCCCGCAATCGGACATCGAGCTGTTGCTGCCAGCCCGGATTGGCGATTACACCGATTTTTATTCGTCTCTACATCACGCCAGCAACGTTGGCAAAATGCTGCGCCCCGATGGTCCGCCACTCTTCCCAAATTGGCGACATCTCCCGGTCGCCTATCATGGACGAGCGAGTACCGTAGTGGTGAGCGGTACGGCCATTCGTCGTCCTTATGGCCAGATCAAACCGGCTGACAATCCGGCGCCAATCTTCAGCCCGACCCGTGCGCTCGATTTCGAGCTGGAACTGGGGATGTTTATCGGGCCAGGGAATGCGTTAGGCCAACCAATTCCGATCACTCAAGCTGAAGAACATATTTTCGGATTTGTATTGGTGAATGATTGGAGCGCACGGGATATTCAGGGTTGGGAGTACCAGCCGCTTGGCCCATTCCTGGCAAAAAACTTTGCCACTTCGATAAGCCCCTGGATTGTGCCGCTGGCCGCCTTGAACCCATTTCGCTCTACTGGCGAGCCACAAGAACCGCCACCATTGCCATATTTGCAATCGGTACAACCCGGTCATTTTTCAATCACTCTTGAAGTCTGGCTCAATGACACTCGGATTTGCCAGACCAATAGTTGTTATCTCTACTGGAGCTTTGCGCAACAAATTGCTCACCACACCGTTAATGGTTGTAGCCTACGGCCCGGAGACTTACTCGCTTCTGGGACTATCAGCGGGCCAACCAGGGAGTCACGTGGTTGTTTACTTGAACTGACCTGGCGGGGAAGTGAGCCGATCAGGCTGGCCGATGGTTCTCTGCGCCGCTGGTTGGAAGACGGCGATACAGTGACGATGCGCGGTTGGGCACAGGGTGAAGGGTATCGTATTGGATTTGGCGAAGTTACGGGCACAATTGTACCTGCTGAATATCCGGT
- a CDS encoding homogentisate 1,2-dioxygenase, producing the protein MPFYQRLGQVPHKRHTQFRKPDGKLYREEVMGLEGFHGIQSILYHYFLPPRVIRAELIGSVQPVYAEFGPIRHRAFATANVPAGGDPVNARITLLGNNDVTIGISRPTESMTYFYRNAQSYEVWFTHEGSGELLSQFGRLPFRDGDYLVIPFGTTWQMRLNGPARFLVIESASQVAPPKRYRNQFGQLLEHAPYCERDIRGPTELLTFTDTGEFEVRVKVRDQLTRHILDHHPFDVVGWDGYLYPWAFSIHDFEPITGRIHQPPPVHQTFEGHNFVVCSFVPRLFDYHPEAIPAPYNHSNVNSDEVIYYCDGNFMSRRGIERCDITLHPAGLPHGPQPGSTEASIGAKETRELAVMIDTFHPLHVTTAALELEKAGYMDSWSVGGPEG; encoded by the coding sequence ATGCCGTTTTATCAGCGTCTGGGTCAGGTTCCTCACAAACGTCACACGCAGTTCCGTAAACCTGATGGCAAACTCTATCGCGAAGAAGTGATGGGGTTGGAGGGCTTCCACGGTATCCAGTCGATCCTCTACCACTACTTTTTGCCACCCAGAGTGATCCGTGCCGAATTGATTGGTTCGGTGCAGCCAGTGTACGCTGAGTTTGGTCCGATCCGCCACCGTGCATTTGCAACCGCGAATGTTCCGGCTGGCGGTGACCCGGTGAACGCCCGGATCACGCTCCTTGGTAACAATGACGTGACGATCGGGATCAGTCGCCCTACCGAGAGTATGACCTACTTCTACCGCAATGCCCAGTCGTATGAGGTCTGGTTTACCCACGAAGGTAGTGGTGAATTACTCTCACAATTTGGACGCCTTCCATTTCGGGATGGTGATTATCTGGTGATACCTTTCGGCACCACCTGGCAGATGCGGCTGAACGGTCCGGCCCGCTTCCTTGTGATCGAGTCGGCCAGTCAAGTTGCCCCACCAAAGCGCTACCGTAATCAATTTGGTCAGTTGCTTGAGCACGCACCGTATTGCGAACGCGATATTCGCGGTCCGACCGAGTTGCTGACCTTTACCGATACCGGTGAATTTGAGGTGCGGGTAAAGGTGCGCGATCAGCTTACCCGTCATATTCTTGACCATCACCCCTTCGATGTGGTTGGCTGGGATGGTTATCTCTATCCGTGGGCCTTCTCGATCCACGATTTCGAGCCAATTACCGGTCGGATTCATCAACCACCGCCAGTCCATCAGACCTTTGAAGGACACAATTTCGTGGTGTGCTCGTTTGTACCACGTCTGTTCGATTATCATCCTGAGGCTATTCCGGCGCCGTATAATCACTCCAACGTGAACTCTGATGAAGTGATCTACTATTGTGACGGCAACTTTATGTCACGACGAGGGATTGAACGTTGCGATATAACGTTACATCCGGCCGGTCTTCCGCACGGTCCCCAGCCCGGCAGTACTGAAGCCAGTATTGGCGCTAAAGAGACCCGTGAGCTGGCAGTGATGATCGATACGTTCCACCCATTGCACGTCACTACAGCCGCGCTGGAATTGGAAAAAGCCGGGTATATGGATTCGTGGAGTGTTGGCGGACCAGAGGGGTAG
- the rpmG gene encoding 50S ribosomal protein L33, translating into MASKKGNRIVIKLKSTESGHTYTTEKNRRNDPNRLELRKYDPIVRRHVLYRETK; encoded by the coding sequence ATGGCTAGCAAAAAGGGAAACCGCATCGTGATTAAGCTGAAGAGCACCGAGAGCGGTCACACCTATACAACCGAGAAGAACCGGCGTAACGATCCGAACCGTCTCGAATTGCGCAAGTACGACCCGATTGTGCGCCGCCACGTGCTCTACCGTGAGACGAAGTAA
- a CDS encoding DUF4129 domain-containing protein has product MATTAALVLGPLLRAGAPIANDLLLLYIVAFVGSGLSSLALTYVLEAAPDQAHTLNVRWSLLLLLVIGGVLGLGIAFAALLSGELAFTGIVTLLQWILLPFALIGALFVYLFTVIFGSMIRALFAAFGQVLARINLQPEPPPTPDTTIVDDNAVETVIIIAQQATFVLALIPLVLLVIFLLLWRRRNRRANNDEEHQSLDVGQSLLSDLRDLLGTLRRPFQRRLSGLQAALLALRDADAGTRVRRAYVKALIMLEARGWRRSPDQTPSEWCSRMATVLTEPKPFTDLTVSYERARYQPAGVDVSEAEAAEDCLQALQAVIPPPGSRRDVKA; this is encoded by the coding sequence GTGGCAACGACTGCCGCATTAGTGCTTGGCCCATTGTTACGAGCTGGTGCACCGATCGCGAACGATCTGTTGCTGCTTTACATTGTCGCGTTTGTCGGTAGCGGTCTTAGTTCCCTGGCGCTTACTTATGTGCTTGAAGCTGCACCTGACCAGGCCCACACCTTGAATGTCCGTTGGAGTCTGCTTCTGCTGTTGGTCATTGGTGGCGTGCTGGGGCTTGGAATAGCATTTGCTGCCTTGCTCAGCGGTGAGTTGGCATTCACTGGGATCGTTACGCTCTTGCAATGGATCCTCTTACCGTTTGCATTGATTGGCGCACTGTTCGTCTATCTGTTTACGGTCATCTTCGGTAGTATGATCCGAGCGCTCTTTGCGGCATTTGGTCAGGTCTTGGCCCGTATTAATCTACAGCCTGAACCACCACCAACGCCAGATACGACGATAGTTGACGATAACGCGGTAGAGACGGTGATCATCATCGCCCAACAGGCCACCTTCGTCCTAGCGTTGATTCCATTGGTACTGTTGGTGATATTCTTGCTTCTTTGGCGACGACGGAACCGGCGCGCTAATAACGATGAAGAGCACCAATCACTCGATGTCGGGCAGAGTTTGTTAAGCGACCTCCGTGATTTGCTTGGTACACTGCGCCGTCCCTTTCAGCGTCGTTTAAGTGGTCTACAGGCGGCACTGCTTGCCCTGCGTGATGCTGATGCAGGAACACGGGTGCGTCGGGCATACGTGAAAGCGCTTATCATGCTTGAGGCACGCGGTTGGCGGCGATCACCAGATCAAACACCGTCTGAGTGGTGTAGCCGTATGGCAACGGTATTAACTGAGCCGAAGCCATTTACTGACTTGACCGTCAGCTATGAACGAGCACGATACCAACCGGCTGGTGTTGATGTCTCGGAGGCCGAAGCCGCTGAGGATTGTTTGCAAGCGTTGCAAGCGGTTATACCACCACCAGGATCACGACGTGATGTCAAAGCGTGA
- the glmS gene encoding glutamine--fructose-6-phosphate transaminase (isomerizing) produces the protein MCGIVGYVGKREATEVVLHGLQRLEYRGYDSAGVAIYDPVAGLQLRRSVGKLSNLQQRLLTEPTHGHIGIGHTRWATHGGVTEINAHPHRDASGAIVVIQNGIVENYLALKGRLLELGYQFDSQTDTEVIAKLIGHYYDELRDLETAMYRALRELRGGNAIVAFCIHEPDRLIAARLGNAGGIAIGIGNDERFIASDIPAILDYTRDLIFLEDQDIAVVRCDSVTTTRLDGTPVERSIHSIAWDPVAAAKGDYRHFMQKEIDEQPRALMDVLRGRIDQEHGRIELEDLRLNDHDLRRIRRIYATACGTAWHAALVAKFMIEHLARVRVEVDYASEFRYRNPILQSDSEHDTLVLAITQSGETVDTLAAMEEARAQGVPSVAIVNAIGSQAARLADGGPIYLHAGPEIGVASTKAFTSMLVAAYLFALRLAQAHGTLKPQQIREHIQALIELPGHAAQVIEQTKPLCIELAERYHRVSNALFLGRQINYPIALEGALKLKEISYIHAEGYPAGEMKHGPIALIDENMPVICIATRDHIYEKMISNIEQVRARHGQVIAIGHQGDELLAEKAHHAIGVPTTHPLLQPVLNVIPLQMFAYHVAVLRGCDVDQPRNLAKSVTVE, from the coding sequence ATGTGTGGCATTGTGGGTTACGTCGGGAAACGGGAAGCGACTGAGGTGGTACTACACGGCTTACAACGGTTGGAATATCGAGGGTATGACTCGGCGGGAGTGGCGATTTACGATCCAGTAGCCGGTCTACAACTGCGCCGCAGCGTTGGTAAATTGAGCAATCTTCAACAACGACTGCTGACCGAACCAACGCATGGTCACATCGGTATCGGTCACACACGCTGGGCCACTCACGGCGGCGTGACCGAAATCAACGCCCATCCGCACCGCGATGCCAGTGGGGCGATTGTGGTCATTCAAAATGGGATCGTAGAGAATTATCTCGCACTCAAGGGGCGTCTGCTCGAATTGGGCTATCAATTCGATTCGCAGACTGATACTGAGGTGATTGCAAAACTCATTGGTCATTACTACGACGAACTGCGCGATCTTGAGACCGCAATGTATCGTGCTTTGCGAGAACTTCGTGGTGGGAATGCGATTGTAGCTTTTTGTATTCATGAACCAGACCGACTCATCGCTGCTCGCCTGGGAAACGCGGGCGGTATCGCCATTGGTATCGGGAACGACGAACGGTTTATCGCTTCAGATATTCCGGCCATTCTCGATTACACCCGTGATCTGATCTTCCTAGAGGATCAGGATATTGCAGTTGTCCGATGCGATAGCGTGACCACGACTCGCCTCGATGGTACACCGGTGGAACGATCAATCCACAGTATCGCCTGGGATCCGGTCGCAGCGGCCAAGGGCGATTACCGCCATTTCATGCAGAAGGAGATCGATGAGCAACCACGGGCGCTGATGGACGTTTTGCGTGGACGGATCGATCAGGAGCATGGGCGGATTGAACTCGAGGATCTTCGTCTCAACGACCATGATTTGCGACGGATCCGCCGCATCTACGCTACTGCCTGTGGTACCGCCTGGCATGCGGCACTGGTAGCCAAGTTTATGATTGAGCATCTGGCCCGAGTGCGGGTCGAAGTTGATTACGCCAGTGAATTTCGTTATCGTAACCCTATCTTGCAGAGCGATAGTGAGCACGATACGCTGGTGTTGGCGATTACCCAAAGCGGCGAGACAGTTGATACATTAGCGGCAATGGAAGAAGCCCGCGCACAGGGTGTACCAAGTGTGGCTATCGTCAATGCGATTGGTAGTCAGGCAGCTCGGCTAGCTGATGGCGGTCCAATCTATCTGCATGCTGGGCCAGAGATTGGGGTGGCATCGACCAAGGCCTTCACATCAATGTTGGTAGCTGCCTATCTGTTTGCTCTCCGGCTGGCCCAGGCTCACGGAACGCTCAAGCCACAGCAGATTCGCGAGCACATCCAGGCTCTGATCGAACTACCTGGTCATGCGGCACAAGTGATCGAGCAGACAAAGCCACTCTGCATCGAACTGGCCGAACGCTACCATCGTGTTAGTAATGCACTATTTCTTGGTCGCCAGATCAACTATCCTATCGCCCTCGAAGGCGCCCTCAAGTTGAAAGAAATTAGTTACATTCACGCGGAAGGATATCCTGCTGGTGAAATGAAGCACGGTCCCATTGCGCTGATCGACGAGAATATGCCCGTTATCTGTATCGCGACGCGCGATCACATCTATGAAAAGATGATCAGCAACATCGAGCAGGTACGTGCGCGTCACGGTCAGGTGATAGCCATCGGTCATCAGGGCGATGAATTGCTGGCCGAGAAGGCCCACCACGCCATCGGCGTACCGACTACCCATCCCCTGTTGCAACCGGTGCTTAACGTGATACCGTTACAAATGTTTGCGTATCACGTCGCCGTGCTGCGCGGATGCGATGTCGATCAACCACGTAATCTTGCCAAGAGCGTCACTGTCGAGTAA
- a CDS encoding disulfide bond formation protein B: MDRVQPIELATTPSTGLLDWLTLSCRHVALLAAMLATGGSLFFSEVLGWIPCELCWYQRILMYPLAVLLFVGIWRDDRKVYLYVLPLSLMGIAVSLYHYLMVMLIIPPAPCAGAVPCAFDYINIPGVLSFIKIPFLALVAFVIISVMMANLALADNAPACGRLARITATVIVVATTLAFVGLGLMM; this comes from the coding sequence ATGGATCGTGTACAACCGATAGAATTAGCAACCACACCTTCGACTGGTTTACTGGATTGGCTGACGCTGAGTTGCCGCCATGTTGCGTTGCTGGCAGCGATGCTGGCGACCGGTGGAAGTCTGTTTTTCAGTGAAGTGTTGGGGTGGATCCCCTGTGAACTCTGCTGGTATCAACGCATTCTCATGTACCCATTGGCCGTTTTGCTTTTTGTCGGTATCTGGCGTGATGATCGCAAAGTATATCTGTACGTACTGCCATTATCGTTGATGGGAATTGCCGTTTCACTGTATCACTACTTGATGGTCATGCTGATCATCCCACCAGCTCCCTGTGCTGGCGCCGTTCCGTGCGCCTTTGACTACATCAATATTCCAGGCGTTTTGAGTTTCATCAAAATACCATTCCTGGCCCTGGTTGCCTTCGTGATTATCAGTGTGATGATGGCAAACCTGGCGCTGGCTGACAATGCCCCGGCATGCGGTCGATTGGCTCGTATTACTGCTACAGTCATCGTCGTTGCTACAACGCTTGCCTTTGTTGGTTTAGGTCTGATGATGTAA
- a CDS encoding GAF domain-containing protein: MPQRWTASQTRLLADVGDLLVSLNRIEALQQVARYLVPLLADWCAIIIRDEHQRPHRVAIAAANPADQFLADYLTQQALFIEPMSVPARVLTDDRPLLLTDLNEEYIENPQFLPAYREILRRIRPRHILGVPISFHAVNLGALVLTISTPSRRCFTTNDIELATELARRMAIAVENIMLYRSTQRRLEQLLIVQRVASLVNSTLQTDRICHLVVEQLHTVFGYQLVSIYLLQEGALHLQAAIGYDNGLSVIQLHEGVAGRVMRSGQAEFVRDASLDPDFLEVIPGTTQCIIVPLRYEHSPPVGVVIVESIGEPVLDDEDFFLLSLLADQISVAFFNATLFARLYEANDRFRSLIELAGHLVIYLDSELRITEFNPMAEQVFGRTRATVIGRHFPATLLDMAEQPLFAALVREVVTGHSPRSFEISFWRQERKRWVEWTMTCRSDVNGKVVEFVLVGQDITDQREKALALIRDEQHLQMIERLESTAIMASGIAHDFNNLLNIILSNAEILQATHPAQTLIGQHLQHIVNATQQAVDLVRQLLSFAGQQPSALQYTNLNQLIDDVVPPWQSSLGQNIRVQLELEPSLPEIMVDPVQMRQVLMNLLINAVEALPNRHGSICIQTGLRLLTAATIQRMAPPQNIEPGQYVYLSVHDDGTGIDPTILSRIFEPFFTTKQHGHGLGLAGVFQIVQRHNGALTVDSRPGQGSTFTVWLPVSLSTITETGPTPSVGSNYTILIVDDNHEVRMLTERILTRAGYQVLAFNSGRDALKVITERPITCALVDVTLADMHGYEVCRQIAALNPNISLALVSGYLVDAAHLVDVPIVATLQKPFRAEELLTLVRRLITAKDR; this comes from the coding sequence ATGCCACAACGATGGACGGCTTCTCAAACCCGTTTACTCGCCGACGTAGGTGATCTCCTCGTCTCATTAAATCGGATTGAGGCGCTACAACAGGTTGCCCGTTATCTCGTACCGCTGCTTGCTGATTGGTGTGCAATCATTATTCGTGATGAACATCAACGACCTCACCGAGTGGCAATCGCTGCTGCTAATCCTGCAGATCAGTTTTTGGCTGACTATTTAACCCAACAAGCATTGTTTATTGAGCCGATGTCGGTACCAGCACGAGTTTTGACCGATGATCGACCGCTTTTGCTAACTGATCTTAATGAGGAATATATTGAGAATCCGCAATTTTTACCTGCATATCGCGAGATTTTACGCCGCATCAGGCCACGCCACATTTTAGGTGTACCAATATCCTTCCACGCAGTAAATCTTGGTGCACTGGTGTTAACAATTTCCACACCCTCGCGCCGTTGCTTTACTACAAACGATATTGAGCTGGCGACCGAACTGGCGCGTCGCATGGCGATTGCGGTTGAGAACATTATGCTCTACCGCTCCACACAGCGTCGTCTCGAACAGTTGCTGATCGTACAGCGCGTAGCATCATTGGTAAACTCAACCTTACAGACCGATCGGATTTGTCATTTGGTAGTAGAGCAATTACATACTGTGTTTGGGTATCAGTTAGTCAGTATTTATCTCTTGCAAGAAGGGGCGCTACATTTGCAGGCTGCGATTGGGTATGACAACGGCTTATCAGTGATCCAGTTGCACGAGGGAGTTGCCGGGCGCGTTATGCGCAGCGGTCAGGCTGAGTTTGTCCGCGATGCCAGCCTCGACCCTGATTTTCTGGAGGTCATACCGGGCACCACTCAGTGTATTATTGTTCCTTTACGTTACGAACATTCACCGCCAGTAGGTGTTGTTATTGTCGAATCAATTGGCGAGCCGGTTTTAGATGATGAAGATTTCTTTCTTCTTTCCCTCCTTGCCGATCAAATCAGCGTAGCCTTTTTTAACGCAACGCTCTTTGCTCGCCTGTATGAGGCGAATGATCGGTTCCGCTCACTGATTGAGCTGGCTGGACATCTGGTGATCTACCTTGACTCTGAGCTGAGGATTACAGAATTCAACCCAATGGCCGAGCAGGTGTTTGGCCGTACCCGTGCTACGGTGATAGGTCGCCATTTCCCTGCAACACTGCTTGATATGGCAGAGCAACCACTGTTTGCCGCACTGGTTCGCGAGGTTGTTACCGGTCATAGCCCTCGTTCGTTTGAAATCTCCTTTTGGCGCCAGGAGCGCAAGCGGTGGGTCGAATGGACAATGACTTGTCGCTCTGATGTAAACGGCAAGGTGGTTGAATTCGTGCTGGTTGGTCAGGACATTACCGATCAACGTGAAAAGGCACTGGCGTTGATCCGTGATGAGCAGCATCTCCAAATGATTGAGCGGCTTGAAAGTACGGCGATTATGGCCAGCGGTATTGCACACGATTTTAACAATCTGCTCAATATTATTCTCAGCAATGCTGAGATATTGCAGGCAACCCATCCGGCGCAAACGTTGATCGGTCAACACTTGCAACACATTGTCAATGCCACGCAGCAGGCTGTTGATCTGGTGCGGCAGTTATTGTCATTTGCCGGTCAGCAGCCATCAGCATTGCAATACACAAATCTAAATCAGTTGATCGATGATGTGGTTCCGCCGTGGCAGTCATCGCTGGGACAAAACATACGAGTCCAATTAGAGCTTGAACCATCGTTGCCGGAGATCATGGTTGATCCGGTGCAGATGCGACAGGTCTTGATGAATCTATTGATCAATGCGGTTGAAGCATTACCCAACCGGCATGGAAGCATTTGCATTCAAACCGGCCTTCGGTTGCTTACAGCGGCTACAATACAGCGCATGGCGCCTCCACAAAACATCGAACCTGGTCAGTATGTCTACTTGTCTGTCCATGACGATGGTACCGGGATCGATCCGACCATTCTTTCGCGCATTTTTGAGCCTTTCTTTACGACCAAACAACACGGTCATGGTCTGGGACTGGCAGGTGTATTTCAGATCGTACAGCGCCACAACGGTGCACTGACCGTTGATAGTCGACCTGGTCAGGGAAGTACGTTTACCGTTTGGCTACCGGTTTCCTTATCAACGATAACAGAAACAGGACCGACTCCTAGTGTGGGTAGCAACTATACGATATTGATTGTTGATGATAATCATGAAGTGCGCATGCTTACTGAACGAATCCTGACTCGCGCCGGCTATCAAGTGTTGGCATTCAATAGTGGTCGTGATGCCCTGAAGGTAATAACAGAACGCCCTATTACCTGTGCGCTGGTTGATGTGACTCTGGCTGACATGCATGGCTATGAGGTTTGCCGCCAAATAGCGGCTTTGAACCCAAATATTTCGTTGGCTTTAGTGAGTGGTTATCTAGTGGATGCAGCTCATCTGGTGGATGTGCCGATCGTCGCCACCTTGCAGAAACCCTTCCGTGCAGAGGAATTGCTGACATTGGTGCGGCGTTTGATCACTGCTAAAGATAGGTAA
- a CDS encoding VanW family protein — protein MSVQHSQPFDPMYESTEGDVFSPDAVDGSSRKGHVPIVQRGTDQRSRRRGSRGWRWLLLVLFSGVAIVVGGLLYLDRIYASRVLPNVSVQGVHVGSLTREEARIAIESRFASFLAQPVILTYSGRTWTPTLAELGVALEIDEALDAALAVGRSDNLFTDLQQMSAIWQYGIEVPLRLSIDQDVMQRYLLDRVAEVEQPALDARLVLNGTTVEVVPSAVGRQVLVAETLQEILAALQDLNPDTVALRTRALEPSLHDEAAFAAQDQIATILAGPVTFMIDNRPFVWSLDDLVRLIRVERVSDLAGDRLVVRVDRDLAMERLIALGDATEVKGTYPRLNWNEGKLEIFQEGKPGRRIDEEQTLAALLDVLTKPADQRTITVKFREIPPPVTADNLDKLGITTLLGVGRSDFTGSAPYRITNIQAGMRLLHGILIAPGEEFSFNRAIGRIDSSNGFVEGYAIVQNRTQLEWGGGICQDSTTVFRAAFWAGLPITERWGHSFYISWYDRYAFGPYGDGPGMDATIFTGGPDLKFLNDTGGWILMQTMVDTRRNLAEVRLYGPETGRKVLLEGPVITNRTPPPTEPVYVAVPERPVGQPRQSDKARGGMDIHFTRIVLGPDGKEIERREFVTRFKPWPDIFEYNPADLGPDGKPLPTPTPPPQPEPLPAEISTEATG, from the coding sequence GTGTCGGTCCAGCATTCACAGCCTTTCGATCCAATGTATGAAAGCACTGAAGGTGATGTGTTCTCTCCTGATGCGGTTGATGGATCATCTCGCAAGGGACACGTGCCGATAGTGCAGCGTGGTACCGACCAACGTTCCCGGCGTAGAGGGTCACGGGGATGGCGGTGGTTGTTGCTTGTCTTGTTTAGTGGCGTTGCTATTGTTGTTGGCGGACTGCTCTATCTTGATCGCATCTATGCCAGTCGCGTCTTACCGAATGTGAGTGTCCAAGGGGTTCATGTAGGTAGTCTCACTCGAGAAGAAGCACGGATCGCGATTGAATCCCGCTTTGCTTCTTTTTTGGCGCAACCGGTTATATTGACCTACAGCGGACGAACCTGGACGCCCACGCTGGCCGAGTTAGGGGTTGCCCTGGAAATTGATGAGGCGCTCGACGCGGCATTGGCTGTTGGTCGCAGTGATAATCTCTTCACCGATCTTCAGCAGATGAGTGCAATCTGGCAGTACGGGATTGAAGTTCCTCTGCGTCTGTCGATTGATCAGGATGTGATGCAGCGCTATCTGCTGGATCGGGTTGCCGAAGTGGAGCAACCGGCGCTTGATGCCCGGTTGGTGCTTAATGGGACAACCGTAGAGGTTGTGCCTAGCGCCGTTGGTCGCCAGGTGTTGGTGGCTGAAACGTTGCAAGAGATATTAGCCGCACTTCAGGACTTGAATCCAGATACTGTGGCGTTGCGTACTCGGGCGCTCGAACCGTCACTTCATGATGAAGCCGCATTTGCAGCTCAAGATCAGATTGCGACCATTCTGGCCGGGCCAGTAACATTCATGATCGATAATCGACCATTTGTCTGGTCGCTTGATGACTTAGTGCGTCTGATTCGCGTTGAGCGAGTTTCCGATCTAGCCGGTGATCGTCTGGTGGTGCGGGTGGATCGCGATCTCGCTATGGAACGTCTCATTGCTCTAGGAGATGCAACAGAGGTGAAGGGTACCTATCCACGGCTTAACTGGAATGAGGGAAAGCTAGAGATCTTTCAGGAAGGGAAACCGGGTAGACGGATCGATGAAGAACAGACGTTGGCGGCACTGCTTGACGTATTGACTAAACCGGCCGATCAACGCACAATAACAGTGAAATTTCGTGAGATTCCGCCTCCAGTTACTGCTGATAATCTTGATAAGTTAGGTATTACAACTCTCCTTGGTGTTGGTCGTAGCGATTTCACCGGTTCTGCGCCCTACAGGATTACAAATATCCAGGCTGGTATGCGCTTGCTGCACGGTATCTTGATTGCTCCTGGTGAGGAATTTTCGTTCAATCGTGCTATTGGGCGCATTGATAGCTCGAATGGCTTTGTTGAAGGTTATGCCATCGTGCAGAATCGAACCCAGCTAGAGTGGGGAGGTGGAATTTGCCAGGATAGTACTACCGTCTTTCGGGCTGCGTTTTGGGCTGGTTTACCGATCACCGAGCGTTGGGGTCATTCGTTTTATATCAGTTGGTACGATCGGTACGCTTTTGGGCCGTATGGCGATGGACCGGGTATGGATGCCACCATCTTCACCGGTGGTCCTGATCTGAAGTTCCTTAACGATACCGGTGGGTGGATTTTGATGCAAACAATGGTTGATACCCGCCGGAATCTGGCCGAAGTACGACTCTACGGGCCAGAAACCGGTCGCAAGGTCTTGCTAGAGGGGCCTGTCATCACCAATCGCACGCCACCACCAACCGAGCCAGTCTACGTGGCCGTTCCTGAACGACCGGTAGGTCAGCCGCGGCAAAGTGACAAGGCTCGTGGCGGGATGGATATTCACTTCACGCGCATTGTCCTCGGCCCTGATGGGAAAGAGATCGAGCGCCGTGAATTTGTAACGCGCTTCAAGCCCTGGCCTGACATCTTCGAGTACAATCCGGCTGATCTTGGCCCTGATGGTAAGCCATTGCCAACACCGACACCACCGCCTCAACCTGAACCACTGCCAGCGGAAATATCGACCGAGGCAACGGGGTAA